A window of Vulgatibacter sp. genomic DNA:
GGCACGCAGCATGCGCAATGCCTCGATGAAGATCCTCGCCGCCGTGGCGCTGCTCGGCCTCGCCGGCTGCCCGAGCCCCGAGGGTGAGCCCAACCCGAAGCCGGCGCCGGAGCAGCCCCCTGCGCAGCAGCAGCAGCCGGCAGCGCAGCAGCCCGCCGCCCAGGCCCCCGCCGCAGGTGCAGCCGGCGCCGGTGGCGCGGCAGCCGCCGCTCCCGCTGCCCAGGTGAGCCCCGAGGCCCTGGCCGAGGCGAAGCAGACCTTCAGCACCGTCTGCGCCACCTGCCATGGCCCCCAGGGCGCGGGCGACGGCCCTGCCTCCGCCGGCTTCCCGGTCAAGCCCCGCTCCTTCAACGACGCCGAGTGGCAGAAGTCGGTGACCGACGAGCACATCGCCAAGGTGATCGTCGAGGGCGGCCCCGCCGTGGGCAAGAGCCCGCTGATGCCGGGCAATCCGCAGCTCGCCGGCAAGCCGGAGGTCGTCAGCGGCCTCGTGCAGCTCGTCCGCGAGATGGGCAAGGGCGGCGCAGCGAAGTAATTCGCGCACTCGC
This region includes:
- a CDS encoding c-type cytochrome; its protein translation is MARSMRNASMKILAAVALLGLAGCPSPEGEPNPKPAPEQPPAQQQQPAAQQPAAQAPAAGAAGAGGAAAAAPAAQVSPEALAEAKQTFSTVCATCHGPQGAGDGPASAGFPVKPRSFNDAEWQKSVTDEHIAKVIVEGGPAVGKSPLMPGNPQLAGKPEVVSGLVQLVREMGKGGAAK